DNA from Cyanobacteriota bacterium:
TGGTGAGTTGCTCTCTACCCACATTATTGCTCGTCCTCACGAGAACTTGGAATATGTGCTGCCTATGAGTTACACCGAGGCAGTAGAGCGCTTCCGATCGTAGCGACAACGTTTTGAGGTTCTCTGCTTGCAAGGCTGGCAAAATTCAGGCTTAAGCCAAGGTCGTTAGTAAGAAATTGGTAGGGTCTAAGCTAGGCAAGCACCTTGAGTAACTACCAGCAATTACAGATTTTCACGATGTTTAAGGAGTAGTTTAGGTTATGGCGATCGCAGTAGGTATGATTGAAACCCTGGGCTTTCCGGCTGTTGTCGAGGCTGCCGATGCTATGGTGAAAGCTGCTAGGGTCACTTTGGTGGGCTATGAAAAGATTGGTAGTGGTCGAGTAACCGTGATCGTGCGGGGTGATGTGTCTGAAGTGCAAGCATCGGTTGCTGCTGGCACT
Protein-coding regions in this window:
- a CDS encoding BMC domain-containing protein, encoding MAIAVGMIETLGFPAVVEAADAMVKAARVTLVGYEKIGSGRVTVIVRGDVSEVQASVAAGTESVKRVNGGQVLSTHIIARPHENLEYVLPIRYTEEVEQFRESVNGPRLPISRG